In the Variovorax sp. S12S4 genome, one interval contains:
- a CDS encoding ABC transporter permease — protein sequence MTSITEPVVPPAEVAVNPADAAPSEAMLRAHEDRLRRRDSMLRIVVPAAIVIALLLAWEWMVRANNIPHYILPAPSLILRTLFDNWASLSSALWFTVKLTLLALAAAIVGGVLLAIAFALFKWVEIGLFPIAVILQVTPIIAIAPLILIYVSSTTAALLLCAWIVAFFPILSNTVVGLKSADSNLRDLFQLYKASPWQTFRYLLAPSALPYFMAGLKIAGGLSLIGAVVAEFTAGTAGKETGLASRILESSFRTEIPMMFAALLLVSLLGIVIFIVFAALSRLVLGHWHESEMRRER from the coding sequence ATGACGTCGATCACTGAGCCCGTGGTGCCGCCGGCTGAGGTGGCGGTGAACCCGGCCGACGCGGCACCGTCGGAAGCGATGCTGCGCGCGCATGAAGACAGGCTGCGCCGCCGCGACTCGATGCTGCGCATCGTGGTACCGGCCGCCATCGTCATTGCGCTGCTGCTGGCATGGGAATGGATGGTGCGCGCCAACAACATTCCGCACTACATATTGCCCGCGCCCTCGCTCATCCTGCGCACGCTGTTCGACAACTGGGCGTCGCTTTCGAGTGCGCTGTGGTTCACGGTCAAGCTCACGCTGCTGGCGCTGGCCGCGGCCATCGTTGGCGGTGTGCTGCTGGCCATTGCGTTCGCACTCTTCAAGTGGGTGGAGATCGGCCTTTTCCCTATCGCCGTGATCCTGCAGGTGACGCCGATCATTGCGATTGCGCCGCTGATATTGATCTATGTGTCCAGCACCACCGCGGCGTTGCTGTTGTGCGCGTGGATCGTGGCTTTCTTTCCCATCCTGTCGAACACCGTCGTCGGCCTGAAAAGCGCCGACAGCAATCTGCGCGACCTGTTCCAGCTCTACAAGGCCTCGCCCTGGCAGACCTTCCGCTACCTGCTCGCGCCCAGCGCGCTGCCTTACTTCATGGCGGGCCTGAAGATTGCCGGCGGACTGAGCCTGATCGGCGCGGTGGTGGCGGAATTCACGGCCGGCACGGCGGGCAAGGAAACCGGGCTGGCTTCGCGCATTCTCGAATCGAGCTTTCGCACCGAGATCCCGATGATGTTCGCGGCGCTGCTGCTGGTGTCCCTGCTCGGCATCGTGATCTTCATTGTGTTCGCTGCGTTGTCGCGCCTTGTGCTCGGGCATTGGCACGAGAGCGAAATGCGCCGTGAACGCTAG
- a CDS encoding FAD-binding oxidoreductase, with product MAAAQVDWSALHADLRGLNVITAPNQRKQLSKDFYWYSPILTAQLAGCVADLVVKVSTEDDVRQAAAVAAKWKLPLTVRAGGTGNYGQCVPLEGGIVLDVTQMCRVLDIQPGRMRVEAGARMHDIDLAARETGQALRMWPSTWHVATIGGFIAGGFGGIGSFRHGILRDPGNLLRARVMTVEREPRTIELHGDEIQQVHHAYGTNGVILDVEVALNPAVEWVHCTVLFDTYRGALDFGIAAQAPTLDIFLLSTVEARFSPYYTAMRDRFPSNRHAVFTMVSPESMADFRALANTHGGTISVAGTEAELLADGLPPAYECAFNHTTLQALKADRGWTYLQVAYAQPFDPAVVERHLQIFGDDVLQHQDFARAGGECGTFGILLVRWKGEAHQYEVIREIESQGGCQIFNPHVFTIEDGGMKTIDTQQIEFKKRSDPMGLMNPGKTRGWTSDMAVER from the coding sequence ATGGCAGCAGCGCAAGTCGACTGGAGCGCCCTGCATGCGGACCTGCGCGGGCTCAACGTCATTACCGCGCCAAACCAACGCAAGCAGCTGTCGAAAGACTTCTACTGGTACAGCCCCATCCTCACCGCGCAGCTCGCGGGCTGCGTGGCAGACCTCGTCGTGAAGGTCAGCACCGAGGACGACGTGCGCCAGGCCGCGGCCGTGGCCGCCAAGTGGAAGCTGCCGCTCACCGTGCGCGCCGGCGGCACCGGCAACTACGGCCAGTGCGTGCCGCTGGAAGGCGGCATCGTGCTCGACGTGACGCAGATGTGCCGCGTGCTCGACATCCAGCCGGGCCGCATGCGCGTGGAGGCCGGTGCGCGCATGCACGACATCGATCTTGCCGCGCGCGAAACCGGGCAGGCGCTGCGCATGTGGCCCTCGACTTGGCATGTGGCCACTATCGGCGGCTTCATCGCGGGCGGCTTCGGCGGTATCGGCTCCTTCCGCCACGGCATCCTTCGCGACCCGGGCAACCTGCTGCGCGCGCGCGTGATGACGGTGGAGCGCGAGCCGCGCACCATCGAGCTGCACGGCGACGAAATCCAGCAGGTGCACCACGCCTACGGCACCAACGGCGTGATCCTCGACGTGGAGGTGGCGCTAAACCCGGCAGTCGAATGGGTGCACTGCACGGTGCTGTTCGACACATACCGCGGCGCACTCGACTTCGGCATTGCCGCGCAGGCGCCGACGCTGGACATCTTCTTGCTCTCGACCGTCGAAGCGCGCTTTTCGCCCTACTACACGGCGATGCGCGACCGCTTCCCAAGCAACCGGCATGCGGTTTTCACCATGGTCTCGCCCGAATCGATGGCGGATTTCCGCGCGCTGGCCAATACGCACGGCGGCACGATCTCTGTCGCCGGCACGGAGGCCGAGCTGCTCGCCGACGGTCTGCCGCCCGCCTATGAATGCGCGTTCAACCACACCACCCTGCAGGCGCTGAAGGCCGACCGCGGCTGGACGTACCTGCAAGTCGCCTACGCCCAACCATTCGACCCGGCAGTTGTCGAGCGCCATCTGCAAATCTTCGGTGACGACGTTCTGCAGCACCAGGACTTTGCACGCGCCGGCGGCGAATGCGGCACCTTCGGCATCCTGCTGGTGCGATGGAAGGGCGAGGCCCACCAGTACGAAGTGATTCGCGAGATCGAATCGCAGGGCGGCTGCCAGATCTTCAATCCGCATGTGTTCACCATCGAGGACGGCGGAATGAAGACCATCGACACGCAGCAGATCGAGTTCAAGAAGCGCAGCGATCCTATGGGTTTGATGAACCCTGGAAAGACGCGCGGCTGGACTTCAGATATGGCTGTGGAGCGCTGA
- a CDS encoding ABC transporter substrate-binding protein, protein MRVPALTIRPLALALALAAAAFAAQAQEKVVFATNWKAQAGHGGFYQALVDGTYKKYGLDVDIQQGGPMVNNRPMLPAGKVDFLMTGNLLQSFDNVKNGVPTVVVAAFFQKDPQAMFAHPGQGFDTFKDMAKAPVAFIGKDGQFSFWQWMKSEHGFKDSQLKPYTFNVGPFLADKKSIQQGYAISEPLSIKAQAGFDPVVQLLADNGFSTYSTTIETRADLVKTKPETVRKFVEASIIGWNNYLYGDNKAANEMIAKINPDSPVAASQGSIELMKKMGIVDSGESLTKGIGAMDEARVKDFYDKMVKAGLYKPGEIDLSKVVTTQFVNKGVGLDVRKKLAGK, encoded by the coding sequence ATGCGCGTTCCCGCTCTGACCATCCGTCCGCTTGCTCTAGCCCTTGCCCTCGCGGCCGCTGCCTTCGCCGCACAGGCGCAGGAAAAAGTGGTGTTTGCCACCAACTGGAAAGCACAGGCCGGCCACGGCGGCTTCTACCAGGCACTGGTGGACGGCACCTACAAGAAATACGGCCTCGACGTCGATATTCAGCAGGGCGGCCCCATGGTCAACAACCGGCCGATGCTGCCGGCCGGCAAGGTCGACTTTCTGATGACCGGCAACCTACTGCAGTCCTTCGACAACGTGAAGAACGGCGTGCCCACCGTCGTGGTTGCGGCCTTCTTCCAGAAAGATCCGCAGGCCATGTTTGCGCACCCGGGCCAGGGCTTCGACACCTTCAAGGACATGGCCAAGGCCCCCGTCGCCTTCATCGGCAAGGACGGCCAGTTCAGCTTCTGGCAGTGGATGAAGTCGGAGCACGGCTTCAAGGATTCGCAGCTCAAGCCCTACACCTTCAACGTGGGCCCGTTCCTGGCCGACAAGAAGTCTATTCAGCAAGGCTACGCCATCTCGGAGCCGCTGTCGATCAAGGCGCAGGCCGGCTTCGACCCCGTGGTGCAGCTGCTGGCCGACAACGGCTTTTCGACCTACTCGACCACCATCGAAACGCGCGCCGACCTCGTCAAGACCAAGCCCGAAACCGTGCGCAAGTTTGTCGAGGCCTCGATCATCGGCTGGAACAATTATCTCTACGGCGACAACAAGGCAGCCAACGAGATGATCGCCAAGATCAATCCCGACTCGCCCGTGGCCGCATCGCAGGGCTCCATCGAACTCATGAAGAAGATGGGCATCGTCGACAGCGGCGAATCGCTCACCAAGGGCATTGGCGCGATGGACGAAGCACGTGTGAAGGACTTCTACGACAAGATGGTGAAGGCCGGTTTGTACAAGCCCGGCGAGATCGACCTTTCGAAGGTCGTGACCACGCAGTTCGTCAACAAGGGCGTCGGGCTCGACGTCCGAAAGAAGCTCGCCGGCAAGTAA
- a CDS encoding NAD(P)H-dependent oxidoreductase, with protein MKTLVVHCHPNPESFNHALYRTALAALEPRHPVKAIDLYAEGFDPTLTREERIAYLDNPELIRERVKPHVEALLWAEHLVFVYPTWFHGPPSMLKGWLERVWLPGVAFLPAERKGQVAKSGMRHIRRLTVVTTGGSPRWFVMLIGDPGRRLFTRALRALFAWRCKVTWLQLHDMNAVTERDRIHFIERVSRKLQSI; from the coding sequence ATGAAAACGCTCGTCGTCCACTGCCATCCGAACCCTGAGAGCTTCAACCACGCGCTCTACCGCACGGCCCTTGCGGCGCTGGAGCCGCGGCACCCCGTCAAGGCCATCGATCTGTACGCCGAGGGCTTCGACCCGACGCTGACGCGCGAAGAGCGCATCGCCTACTTGGACAACCCCGAACTCATCCGCGAACGCGTGAAGCCCCATGTCGAAGCGCTGCTGTGGGCTGAGCACCTGGTGTTCGTCTACCCCACCTGGTTTCATGGACCGCCGTCCATGCTCAAGGGCTGGCTCGAGCGCGTGTGGCTGCCGGGCGTTGCATTCCTGCCCGCGGAGCGCAAGGGGCAGGTCGCAAAGTCGGGCATGCGGCACATCCGGCGGCTGACGGTCGTGACCACGGGCGGCTCGCCGCGCTGGTTCGTGATGCTCATCGGCGACCCGGGCCGGCGGCTCTTCACGCGCGCGCTGCGGGCGCTTTTTGCATGGCGCTGCAAGGTCACGTGGCTGCAGCTGCACGACATGAACGCCGTCACCGAACGCGACCGCATCCATTTCATCGAACGCGTGTCGCGCAAGCTGCAGAGCATCTAG
- a CDS encoding PDR/VanB family oxidoreductase, producing the protein MSLERMLTVRVERISRQTPEILAFELAHPWGRGLPGYEAGAHIDVFMPGGFSRQYSLARWSSDAPSNAASYVIGVKREAQSRGGSASMHERVREGDLLAISAPRNTFPLREAATRHLLLAGGIGMTPLLAMAQALAARGANFTLCVFARSEEHLAFADALHSPTLAPHLRLHLDQGDATQRIDLRALLAERAPGTHLYVCGPGGFMKAVREAAAHWPEDALHAEYFAAPADANTSTGLPFTLKLAQRGITVPVAADQTAVDALHEVGIDIPVSCQQGLCGTCVVEGDGDGAEHRDFCLTGTERRTKVALCCSRAKGQELVLQL; encoded by the coding sequence ATGAGCCTTGAACGCATGCTCACCGTCCGCGTCGAACGCATCTCGCGGCAGACGCCGGAAATTCTGGCTTTCGAGCTGGCGCATCCGTGGGGCCGTGGACTGCCGGGCTATGAAGCCGGCGCGCACATCGATGTGTTCATGCCCGGGGGCTTCTCGCGCCAATACTCGCTGGCGCGATGGTCTTCCGATGCGCCGTCGAATGCCGCCTCGTACGTGATCGGCGTGAAGCGCGAGGCCCAAAGCCGCGGCGGCTCGGCCTCGATGCACGAGCGCGTGCGCGAGGGCGACCTGCTGGCCATCAGCGCGCCGCGCAACACCTTTCCGCTGCGCGAAGCGGCAACGCGGCACTTGCTGCTGGCCGGCGGTATCGGCATGACGCCGCTGCTGGCCATGGCCCAAGCGCTTGCGGCACGCGGCGCCAACTTCACCCTGTGCGTGTTCGCGCGCAGCGAAGAGCACCTGGCCTTTGCAGACGCACTGCATTCGCCGACGCTCGCACCGCACCTGCGGCTGCACCTGGACCAGGGCGATGCCACGCAGCGCATCGACCTGCGTGCGCTGCTGGCCGAGCGTGCACCCGGCACGCACCTCTACGTCTGCGGTCCCGGCGGCTTCATGAAGGCGGTGCGCGAAGCGGCTGCGCACTGGCCCGAAGACGCGCTGCACGCCGAATACTTCGCCGCGCCGGCCGATGCGAACACCAGCACCGGCCTGCCCTTCACGCTGAAGCTCGCGCAGCGCGGCATCACGGTGCCGGTTGCAGCCGACCAGACCGCCGTCGATGCGCTGCATGAGGTCGGCATCGACATTCCGGTGTCGTGCCAGCAGGGCCTGTGCGGCACCTGCGTGGTCGAAGGCGACGGCGACGGCGCGGAGCACCGCGATTTCTGCCTCACGGGCACCGAGCGCCGCACGAAAGTGGCCTTGTGCTGCTCGCGCGCCAAGGGCCAGGAACTGGTACTGCAGCTGTGA